One genomic window of Streptococcus mitis includes the following:
- a CDS encoding RusA family crossover junction endodeoxyribonuclease: protein MKERLILKFELNRKQMINSNDRPHFHQKAKITKFLRQLAEYEGNNVLRDYFGLPYSEDKPCKVKVRIYPPTNRKYDPPNWSPTSKALFDGLTDAKIWTDDNYNVIVSTEFMHGGKSGNKNYRIELEIYEYHEILQRIVDGI from the coding sequence ATGAAAGAACGATTGATTTTGAAATTTGAGTTGAACAGGAAACAGATGATCAACTCAAACGACAGACCTCACTTTCATCAAAAGGCTAAAATCACTAAGTTCTTACGGCAATTAGCTGAATACGAGGGCAACAATGTACTGAGAGATTACTTTGGGTTGCCTTATAGCGAGGACAAGCCTTGCAAGGTTAAGGTTCGGATATATCCTCCGACAAATAGGAAGTATGACCCACCGAATTGGTCACCAACAAGCAAGGCTTTGTTTGACGGATTGACGGACGCAAAGATTTGGACAGATGATAATTACAACGTGATTGTATCAACTGAGTTTATGCACGGTGGTAAGTCTGGAAATAAGAATTACAGAATTGAATTAGAGATTTATGAATATCACGAGATATTGCAGAGGATAGTAGATGGGATTTGA
- a CDS encoding DUF1642 domain-containing protein: MNKQELIEGIEAVPAHNTRTRPWIDKRVVLDLIRLLDEPQKVKIPQCVADWIEKCKTFKHFTVSLSFALQPIVWEENNLSDKCIDWLMDANNQNTFARAWLDGYEVEEEKRYLVRFKGLDKDLEYLNFKHGHVWVFSDNIENEEYRTCHTRKELEEADFGWVFDCPGVEIEEVEE, from the coding sequence ATGAATAAGCAGGAATTGATTGAGGGAATCGAAGCCGTACCAGCACATAATACAAGAACAAGACCTTGGATTGACAAGAGAGTTGTCCTTGATTTAATCAGACTACTAGACGAGCCGCAGAAAGTCAAAATTCCGCAGTGTGTAGCGGATTGGATTGAGAAATGTAAAACATTTAAGCATTTTACTGTGAGTCTATCTTTTGCATTGCAACCCATCGTATGGGAAGAAAATAATCTCTCTGACAAATGCATTGACTGGTTAATGGATGCAAATAATCAAAACACCTTCGCTCGTGCATGGCTTGACGGCTACGAGGTCGAGGAAGAAAAGCGGTATTTGGTTCGTTTTAAAGGATTAGATAAAGACTTAGAATACCTAAATTTTAAGCACGGTCATGTTTGGGTATTTAGCGACAATATAGAGAATGAGGAATATCGCACATGCCACACCCGCAAAGAACTCGAAGAAGCAGATTTCGGCTGGGTATTCGATTGCCCAGGGGTTGAGATTGAGGAGGTTGAAGAATGA
- a CDS encoding class I SAM-dependent methyltransferase — protein sequence MGDIRILDACCGSRMFWFDKHEPHTTFMDIRQETFEIHGKKVNVNPDIIGDFRDMPFDDETFNLVVFDPPHLKWAGQNSIMRSQYGQLDKVTWSEDLAKGFEECMRVLKVGGTLVFKWSDCQINVKEVLKSVPFKPLFGQQRGTTHWMTFMKFEEVTD from the coding sequence ATGGGAGATATACGAATACTAGATGCGTGCTGTGGTTCTAGGATGTTCTGGTTTGATAAACACGAACCACATACGACATTCATGGATATTAGGCAAGAAACATTTGAGATACATGGCAAAAAGGTCAATGTCAATCCTGATATTATCGGTGATTTTCGTGACATGCCATTCGATGATGAAACATTTAATCTAGTAGTATTTGATCCGCCACATCTAAAATGGGCAGGTCAAAACTCAATTATGCGATCACAATATGGCCAGTTGGATAAAGTTACCTGGTCGGAAGATTTAGCCAAGGGTTTTGAAGAATGTATGAGGGTTCTAAAAGTTGGAGGTACTCTAGTTTTTAAATGGTCTGATTGTCAAATCAACGTTAAAGAAGTTCTTAAATCTGTACCTTTTAAACCATTGTTTGGGCAACAAAGAGGTACTACGCATTGGATGACGTTTATGAAATTTGAGGAGGTCACAGATTGA
- a CDS encoding DUF1372 family protein — translation MKRFIAIWILLSAGLNIWQMDRIRDLEEKKPMIIYKADNAGAEIFGKVVEKGRHGKLYTVTIRDYGVFVVTREQFEKIRVGDEVML, via the coding sequence TTGAAACGATTCATAGCTATCTGGATTTTATTATCTGCTGGATTGAATATCTGGCAGATGGACAGGATTCGAGATTTGGAAGAAAAGAAGCCGATGATTATCTATAAGGCCGATAACGCAGGCGCTGAGATATTTGGTAAGGTGGTCGAGAAAGGACGGCACGGCAAGCTATACACAGTGACTATCAGAGATTACGGGGTGTTCGTAGTTACTAGAGAGCAATTTGAGAAAATCAGAGTAGGGGATGAGGTGATGTTGTGA